The sequence below is a genomic window from Synechococcus sp. PCC 7335.
GTTCTGGCCGACCATCACCGGACTAAAACGATTGTCGCCTTTCGCCTTGACTAGCTCGTACACAACTTTAGAAACTGGGAAGATAGCTTGCAGCTCTTTGAGTACTCGTAACTCAAGTTGACGGTTCGCTCGAATAGAGGGCGCTACCTTCTTGCTTTTGCGGTTGTCGAATCGCTTTTGACGATGGTTCCTGAACTGAAACAAAACGTTTCGATTAATTCGTCTACTTCGCCTAGTCCGACGCATCATCGCCCGAGTCGCCATCCGCTTCCTGACGGTCTCAAAAGGCAAGACCAGATGCGCCATCAAAAGGGTAGCTTTAGCTGACTGAACGCCGATGCCAGAGTATTTCTTGCCTGGGTCGATGCCGACTACAACCGATTGAGTTTCGGTGCCTGATGGCTCACCAGTTAGCTGCACATAAAACACGCCAACATCTGACCATTGCTTGACGGCTTTTCCTGCCTTTAGCCAGCGCCGCACCCGTGAGGGTTTGGCGGGCATCAAAGGTTGGTGGTTTTTATCTACAACGGGAACACGCATAAGTGTACTCAGTGAGTTGATATAATCCAGCGCCGAAGCCCTGTGTAAGTCCCTTCCCGCACCAATGTCAGCATGGCTTGCCATAACGCAACGCCTAGCGACTTCTAGGCTTAGAGTGAATCCGAACGAGGGAAGTATTCGGAAGTCTGTGACAGACATTGGCTCGGTGCGGTAGTCAACGGTTTAACTTAGGGATGAGCCCCCCAAGCCCCTGCTATAGCCCGCTAGGGTTTAGCGTGGGTAGTTGACTTAGGCTTTGCCAGTTCGATTGTCATAGCGCACCATTCGTCTTGATAGGTCGTGCCTGTGACTTGCCAACCGCGTGCCGTCAGATGCTCTTCCACCCAGGCGGCTTTACTGGTCAAGATGCCGCAGAGAATGCCCCAGGTGTGCTCGTTGGCCAGCTCGCTAAGGCGAGGAATGATTAGCCCAACGATAATCTCTGAGAGGATATTGCAAACAATTCCATCTACGGGGCCTGCAGCCATCTCGACGACTTCGCCGACGCTGCCTAGCCGAATTTGTAATGCTTCTGGATCGATATCGTTCAAGTTGGCATTGTCCCTAGAGGCCCTAATCGCCAGCGGATCTACGTCTGCTGCGTATACCTGCTTGGCACCATACAGCAAAGAGACAATAGACAAAATCCCCGAGCCGCAGCCAATATCAGCAATTACCGCGTTTGCTAGCTTTTGTTCGGCCTGTTCTTCTAGCGCCTTCAGGCATAGCTGAGTAGTGGCATGGGCCCCAGTCCCAAAGGCACTACCTGGATCGAGCGTCAAGATAGTGCGATCTGTCTCAGGCGGCTCCATCCAAGCTGGATTAATCAGTAGGCGATCGCCCACCTCCTCCGGCTGCCAATGAACCTTCCAGCTGCTAGACCAGTCTTCTTCAGCAATCAGCGACCAGCTCACCTGTGTCGTCGGCTCTAGGCCCATCTGCACTTCGTCATCGAGGATAGTTTGCCGGAGCGTTTCAAGCGTTTCATGCTCGAACTCAGTCGAAAGCAAATAGGCTTTCACCACACAGCGAGTGCCCACTTGCTGACTGGCTGTCCCTTTACTTTCTAACTGGGAAAAGTACCAGTAAACGCTCTCTTCAAGTGTGAGCGGACAGTCGACAACAACTTCCCACCACTGGTTATCGGTAGGTGCAAAGCTGTTTGGCTGAGCAGCTGTTTGGCTAGAGGGAAATGGCATGAAAATTCAAGAAGTACCTACGTATTCTGCCCAGCGTATTCTGCTCGGCTCATCCTATAGCACCACTACATAAGCGTCACGGATGCCCTGCTCCTTTTTAATCTCTTCTAGGATGCCAGCAGGTAGTGGATCGTCAATGCTGAGCACCATCACTGCATCCCCTCGAACAATCTTACGGCCTACCTGCATACTGGCAATATTGACATTGAAGCTGCCTAACAAGGAGCCAATCTTGCCGATAATTCCTGGCATATCACGGTGCAATGTAAACAGCATGTATTGTGTTGGCGGCACGTTGATAGGAAAGCCATCCATGTCAATGATGCGAACCTCACTGCCACCTAGCAAAACGCCTGTGACCGAATGCTCACCCAAAGATCCTTTTGCCGATAAATACAAGGAGCCCGTGTAGTCTTCTACCGTCGTATCGCGAGTTTCTACCACTCGAATTCCGCGTTCTTTGGCCTCGATTGAAGCATTGACATAGTTCACTCGCTCTTGCAGGGCATTAGACAACAGTCCTTTAAGAGCAGCGACGACAACCGGTTTGGTATCGTTTTGAGCCAGTTCACCTTGCAGCTTGATATTCAGTTCTTCAATTCGACCGCCAGCTAGCTGACCGACAAAGTTGCCAAGCGTCTCGGCCAGATTCAAATAGGGACGCAGCTTTTCTAACACGTCGGGCCGCAAGCCTGGAATGTTGACCGCCGATCTAGCTGGCAGCTCTAGCAAAACGTCGCGAATTTGCTCGGCAACATCGACGGCGACATTGACCTGCGCCTCTGCGGTGGAAGCCCCTAAGTGAGGTGTGAGTACTAAAGGTTTACCAACGGCCCTTAGCGGGGACTCGCCTAGGGGTTCTTCGCTATACACATCGAGAGCTGCCCCCGCAATTACGCCATCGTTCAGCGCTTGTGCTAAGGCTGCCTCATCGATAATCCCCCCGCGAGCACAGTTAATGATACGAGCAGACGGCTTCATCTTAGCAAGAGAGTCAGCGTTGATTAAGTTGGCTGTATCTGGTGTTTTGGGAATGTGCAGCGTAATGTAGTCAGATTCGCTCAGCAGTAAATCCATTTCGACCAGGCGGCATCCTAGTTCTTCAGCGCGATCGCTAGAGATATACGGATCGAACGCCAGCAGATTCATTCCCATTGCCCGAGCCACCGTGGCTACGTGGGAGCCAATTTTGCCTAGACCCACCACACCCAACTTCTTTTTGTAAACTTCTACGCCGGTAAAGGCTTTACGATTCCACTCTCCGGCTTTCATCGACTCATTAGCCGCTGGAATAAAACGCGACATCGAGAGCATCATCGCCAACGCATGCTCAGCAGCGGCGATCGTATTGCCTTCTGGAGAGTTGACAACGACAATACCGCGACGGGTAGCCGCCGGAACATCTACGTTATCGACGCCGACGCCTGCTCGACCAATAATCTTCAGGTTCTTACCTGCTTCTATGACAGCTTGAGTCACCTTGGTTCCAGAGCGAATCATCAACGCATCATAGTCAGGAATGATGGCAACCAGTTCGTCTAAGGGCAGTTTTGTTTTGACATCGACAGTGGCAACCTGGGAAAGAATATCCAGTCCGGACTGATCGATAGGATCGGAGACGAGTACCTTGGGCATAGAAGTTGTTAGAAGATTTCGGACTTACACAGACGGCTATGTTACTGCAAAGTGGCGGCTTCTACTTTAAGGTTGTGATTGTCTTTATTAATCAGCAATTAATGGCGCCCTCGATTGCAGCCTCGGTTCGCTACTCGCTATGTGCAACGTCCTCAAGGGCGTTAAAAGCATCGGTAATCACGACATTAGACATCAAGAAACCTTCGGGATCGCTGAGCTGTATACGATCTGTTGGCCTAAGTTTGATTGCATTGGAATCATCTAATAAAGCGGATTCAACTGAAGCAGATTCAACTGAAGCGGATTTAATGGTGAGCCAGCCGTTTTGGAGATGAGGGGCGATCGCTTTACCCAGCGCTTGTAGTCCCTTTTCTCCATAAATCTGATGAACGCCCCCTAAAGCGATGCCCGCAGGTAGTCGTAGTCCCATCATAATTGATTCAACCACTTGCTCTTCTGGGTCGATAACAGGGTCTGCTGTTCTACCGCCATTTTGAATAAATGCATCTACCCACACTTGATAGCGTTGTTGAGTTCGAGGTCGATCGATGCGCTGGTGGTTCAAGTAGCTAGTCGCACCCATCCCAAACCCGTAGTTTTGTTGGCAGCGCCAATAGGTCAAATTGTGTTGGCTAGCGTAGCTGGGCTTAGCATAGTTACAAATTTCGTAGTGTTCATAGCCGTTAGCGCTCAAAACTGAACGGGCAACGCGGTACATCTCTACGGTGAGATGATCGCTAGGCAAAGGGGCTTGTCCCGATATGTAGTAGCGACTAAAAGCGGTTTGGGGTTCGACGATCAGATCATAGATAGAGAGATGCTTTGGACCCAGTGTGATCGCTTCTATTAAAGCCGCTTGCCAATCTTTCATGACTTGATAGGGCAACCCCAAGATCAAATCTAGGCTGAAGTTCTCGATCCCAGCTTGCCGCAGTAGCTCAACCGCATGGAAGATATCTTCGCGCCGATGAAACCGCCCTGCCGCCGCTAGCAGTTCATCTTTGAAAGCTTGCACGCCTAGACTCACTCGATTCACGCCCGCTGATTTGTAGCCTCGAATGTGGTCGAGGTCAAACGTCGCCGGGTCCATCTCCATCGTGATCTCCGCGTTTGGTGCAATGCCAAATCTATGGGCGATCGCCGCCAGAATTTCTTCTACCTGTGTTACAGACAGCAGCGAAGGCGTTCCCCCGCCGAAAAACACCGTTTTCAGCGGCCTTTTGTCGTAGATAGGGGTTGCGGCAATCTCTTTTAGCAGCGTTCTGGTGTAGGTGGCCATCGTGTTAGACGTGTCGCCCCGCTTCTTTTCGCCTATAACCGTGATGGCAAAATCGCAATAGAAGCAGCGTCGACGGCAAAAAGGAATATGGATATAGGCAGAGGTCACCATAGCGCTGCTATGCACAAGAGGTTACAAAAAAAGTGAGAAGACCAGCGAACGATAGATCAACCCCTATAATGGCCGTAATCCTAATCACAGCAATGCTTTTAAGCGGGTTGCGCTTTTCCTTACGGCTCTACACTTCTATCCGGTTTTATACATAGCTTATGCTCGACGCACTCATTGTATTTTCATTCATCCTTACCGGGGCAGCCGTCGGCTTTTTTAGCGTCGAGCTTCTTCCCGACTCAGCCCTCAATCAAGTCAGTAATATTGAAGGGCTAGAGTCTGTCACTGCTGGCTTTGGTGCGCTAGTCGGCGTTGCTATCGGCTTGATTGTACAGACTAGCTACCGCCGCATAGAGCGGCAGATTACCGAAATGCCGCCGGACCGACTGCTAGCAAGGGCAGTTGGCCTAGTCGTAGGGCTACTCATTGCCAACCTCATGCTAGCACCGCTTTTTCTGCTACCTTTTCCAGTCAAGTTTAGCTTTATCAAACCCGTTACAGCGGTCATGGGTAGTCTGATATTTGCCGTCACTGGCATGAGCCTAGCGGAAACCAACGGTCGCGCCCTCTTCCGACTGATCAATCCCAATAGCTACGAGACCCTGCTGATTTCTGAAGGTACCCTCAAACCGTCTAAGTCCAAGGTACTAGATACCAGTAGTATCATTGATGGCCGCATAGAAGATCTGCTCAAGACTGGGTTTATTGAGGGTCAGCTACTGCTACCGCAATTTATCCTACAAGAGCTACAAAGAGTTGCTGACTCAGCTAGCGATCAAAAACGAGCTAGGGGCAGACGGGGCCTAGACATCATCAACCGCATTCGCAAGAACTATCCCGATAGAGTCATTGTTGATCCAGCAGACTATGACGACATTAATGCGGTCGATGCCAAGCTGGTCAAGCTAGCTCAAGAGATGAAGGCAGACTTGCTGACCACAGACTACAACCTAAACAAAGTCGCAAGCGTCCAGCAGGTGAGTGTATTGAACATCAACGACCTGGCCAAGGCGCTCCGTCCTACCTACCTACCTGGAGATGATATTGAGATTCGAGTGCTAAAGGAAGGGAAAGAACCCTCACAAGGCGTTGGCTATTTGAATGATGGCACCATGGTTGTTGTTGAAGAAGGTAACGAGTACATTGGCGACAATTTAGTCGTCGTCGTCACCGGGGCTTTGCAAACCTCAGCGGGTCGGATGATTTTTGCTAGACCTAATCGCTCTGCTATGGCCTCCTCATAGTCTTTACTAAGCTCGGCTCTAAAGACAGGCTCAGCTCTAAAGACACTCAATCTAGGCCTAGCAGATTCAGCTGAGCGTGGTCTTTTTTAGCTTCGCGTTTCTGACGGCCTTTCTGGCGAACTTTTTGCCG
It includes:
- the serA gene encoding phosphoglycerate dehydrogenase, coding for MPKVLVSDPIDQSGLDILSQVATVDVKTKLPLDELVAIIPDYDALMIRSGTKVTQAVIEAGKNLKIIGRAGVGVDNVDVPAATRRGIVVVNSPEGNTIAAAEHALAMMLSMSRFIPAANESMKAGEWNRKAFTGVEVYKKKLGVVGLGKIGSHVATVARAMGMNLLAFDPYISSDRAEELGCRLVEMDLLLSESDYITLHIPKTPDTANLINADSLAKMKPSARIINCARGGIIDEAALAQALNDGVIAGAALDVYSEEPLGESPLRAVGKPLVLTPHLGASTAEAQVNVAVDVAEQIRDVLLELPARSAVNIPGLRPDVLEKLRPYLNLAETLGNFVGQLAGGRIEELNIKLQGELAQNDTKPVVVAALKGLLSNALQERVNYVNASIEAKERGIRVVETRDTTVEDYTGSLYLSAKGSLGEHSVTGVLLGGSEVRIIDMDGFPINVPPTQYMLFTLHRDMPGIIGKIGSLLGSFNVNIASMQVGRKIVRGDAVMVLSIDDPLPAGILEEIKKEQGIRDAYVVVL
- the prmA gene encoding 50S ribosomal protein L11 methyltransferase, with amino-acid sequence MPFPSSQTAAQPNSFAPTDNQWWEVVVDCPLTLEESVYWYFSQLESKGTASQQVGTRCVVKAYLLSTEFEHETLETLRQTILDDEVQMGLEPTTQVSWSLIAEEDWSSSWKVHWQPEEVGDRLLINPAWMEPPETDRTILTLDPGSAFGTGAHATTQLCLKALEEQAEQKLANAVIADIGCGSGILSIVSLLYGAKQVYAADVDPLAIRASRDNANLNDIDPEALQIRLGSVGEVVEMAAGPVDGIVCNILSEIIVGLIIPRLSELANEHTWGILCGILTSKAAWVEEHLTARGWQVTGTTYQDEWCAMTIELAKPKSTTHAKP
- a CDS encoding PIN/TRAM domain-containing protein, coding for MLDALIVFSFILTGAAVGFFSVELLPDSALNQVSNIEGLESVTAGFGALVGVAIGLIVQTSYRRIERQITEMPPDRLLARAVGLVVGLLIANLMLAPLFLLPFPVKFSFIKPVTAVMGSLIFAVTGMSLAETNGRALFRLINPNSYETLLISEGTLKPSKSKVLDTSSIIDGRIEDLLKTGFIEGQLLLPQFILQELQRVADSASDQKRARGRRGLDIINRIRKNYPDRVIVDPADYDDINAVDAKLVKLAQEMKADLLTTDYNLNKVASVQQVSVLNINDLAKALRPTYLPGDDIEIRVLKEGKEPSQGVGYLNDGTMVVVEEGNEYIGDNLVVVVTGALQTSAGRMIFARPNRSAMASS
- the hemW gene encoding radical SAM family heme chaperone HemW; translation: MVTSAYIHIPFCRRRCFYCDFAITVIGEKKRGDTSNTMATYTRTLLKEIAATPIYDKRPLKTVFFGGGTPSLLSVTQVEEILAAIAHRFGIAPNAEITMEMDPATFDLDHIRGYKSAGVNRVSLGVQAFKDELLAAAGRFHRREDIFHAVELLRQAGIENFSLDLILGLPYQVMKDWQAALIEAITLGPKHLSIYDLIVEPQTAFSRYYISGQAPLPSDHLTVEMYRVARSVLSANGYEHYEICNYAKPSYASQHNLTYWRCQQNYGFGMGATSYLNHQRIDRPRTQQRYQVWVDAFIQNGGRTADPVIDPEEQVVESIMMGLRLPAGIALGGVHQIYGEKGLQALGKAIAPHLQNGWLTIKSASVESASVESALLDDSNAIKLRPTDRIQLSDPEGFLMSNVVITDAFNALEDVAHSE